The region CGGCAATTACCTCCATTCCATCTATCACACCCCCACCCTTAATTACAAATCCTACACCAAGCCCTATAAAAAAACCACCAAAAATAGCAATCAATACTTTGTCGTTGGTTATGGCCGGAATTTCAAGAAAATTCATGCATACTATTAATAAAATCACTGCCATGGAGGTCTGAATGGCAAAGGTTTTTCCAATTTTGCGATAGCCAATATAAATGAATGGAAGATTCAGAACCAATAGGATTACCCTGATGTCCAAATGAAATATCTCATGAAAAAGAATCGACAAGCCAATAACACCTCCATCAAGAAACCGGTTTGGAATCATAAATCCCTTGAAGGCTATAGTCGCCATGAACACCCCAAGAAAAATGAAAAACAAAGAATGCAAGGAAAATATCCTTCCCCAATCTATCTGATCTTCCAAGCGTATCCGATTCTTTTTCTGAGTCTTCATTCCACACAATATTAATTAATTTTTTCTATGCTTGCGAATTTTAAAAATTGAAGCTTGAATACCATTTCCTCTTTTTAAGATAGTCTATATTTTTTTCATTCAAATAGGCCTCTCTTTCAAAACAAATATTGAGATAAGCTTCATTTGCCTTCATCCCTTTAATTCGGTTGATCAGATAGGATCCAAGATAGATCAGATAAAAGAAAATCAGCAACAATTCCAACTGTTGACGCAAGTGAATCCGTTCGTGATTCAGTAAAACCAAATCA is a window of Candidatus Vicinibacter affinis DNA encoding:
- a CDS encoding YitT family protein, producing the protein MKTQKKNRIRLEDQIDWGRIFSLHSLFFIFLGVFMATIAFKGFMIPNRFLDGGVIGLSILFHEIFHLDIRVILLVLNLPFIYIGYRKIGKTFAIQTSMAVILLIVCMNFLEIPAITNDKVLIAIFGGFFIGLGVGFVIKGGGVIDGMEVIADYTTRKIGFTTSEVVMFINSAIILAAAFFFGIETAMYSLVTYFTAMKTSDYVVDGFEEYTALTIISARFEEIKSCIVNDYHKAISVYHGERGYLPGSFDVSHPTQIVVTIVTRLEIHRLKKAIYEIDPMAFIYINSIKEVSGGIVKLKKKH